The stretch of DNA TTTACCTGAGCGTTGAAATATCCCTTCTTGTTTAAAAACAATTTTAATTGTGTTACCGATTTTCGTGTGAGTGAAGTGTCGAGTAAAACGGGTTCTTCTCCAATAACATTTTTGAGCCAGTTCTTATATTTTCGGGTTTTACCAAAATTGGCAAAGTTGTAAAACCACAAATGGAAACGTATAAAACGACGATTTCCAATACGAATAATAGCTTTGTTTGGTTTTTGTTTTACAATATTATCGAGTTCTTCGGAATCAACTTTTGAATTGTCAATTTTAACCTGATAACTGGCCATGAGGTATTGATTACTTTCTAACTTACGGGCTGGATTACAGGCCAGAAGTAGGATAAGTGATAGAATTACCAGTATCGGAATGTAAATAGTCGTTTTCAACGAATTGAAAAAATTTGCGGTCAAGATACAAAAAGAACCTACACAAGTTTTGTGCTTAATTGTTGCGATATTAACAGAATGCTGTAGGTTTGTTGTGAAAAAGTTTTAAAAGCTAAATTCGGTAATGATTTCAAAAGCCCAAATTCAATTTATTCAATCGCTGCATCTTAAAAAATTCAGGCAGCAACATCGTTTATTTATTGCAGAAGGAACTAAAATTGCAAACGAATTGCTTGCTTGCTCCCATCTATTACATTCGGTATATGCAAGTGAAGATTGGATAAAGCAAAATTCTCATAAGTTGCATGCAGCTCAAGTGGTGGAAGTGAATGAGCAAAGTTTAAAAAAAATAAGTTTGCTTGCTAGTCCCAACGAAGTACTGTGCCTAGTTAAAATGGAGGCGATTGAATTTAACCCTAAGCAATTAGCAACTGAATTTTGTTTAGCCTTGCATGAAGTGCAGGATCCGGGAAATTTAGGAACAATAATTCGCTTGGCCGATTGGTTTGGAATAGATACAGTATTGTGTTCAGAAGGAACGGTAGACGCCTATAATCCGAAAGTTGTTCAGGCAACAATGGGTTCATTTTTACGCTGCAAAGTGCATTACTGCGATTTAAAGCAGTGTTTAGAGTTTGCTCAGAAAAACAATATACCCAGCTATGCAGCTGTTTTAGATGGAACTTCAATTTATAAAACAAAACTCCAGGAAAATGGTTTATTGGTTATGGGCAACGAATCAAAAGGTATTTCGGAAGAATTGTTGAGATTAATAACCTACAGAATCAGTATTCCTTCTTTTTCAAAAATGAACAGTGATTCGTTAAATGTTTCGATTGCCACAGCTATACTTTGCAGTGAATTAAGAAGAACTAATTAAATAAATTGGAGTAAATTGATCTTTGAAAAGAAAAGACAAATTCAGTATTTTTAAAAAAAATTAGCCGCATGCTTTTCGAAAAAATAAATTTAGAACTTGAGCTTAAACAAAAGCAGCAAACGGATCAAGGTTTGATGGATGAAGTTATCTCACTTTTTGAAATGGCAGCTCAACGCGAGCAACGGATTTTAAAGCGATTGAAGACTAAGCCCAACAACCGTTTTTCAAATATTTCTGCCGAAGGTTTAGATACAACAAGAATTTAT from Bacteroidota bacterium encodes:
- a CDS encoding RNA methyltransferase, whose protein sequence is MISKAQIQFIQSLHLKKFRQQHRLFIAEGTKIANELLACSHLLHSVYASEDWIKQNSHKLHAAQVVEVNEQSLKKISLLASPNEVLCLVKMEAIEFNPKQLATEFCLALHEVQDPGNLGTIIRLADWFGIDTVLCSEGTVDAYNPKVVQATMGSFLRCKVHYCDLKQCLEFAQKNNIPSYAAVLDGTSIYKTKLQENGLLVMGNESKGISEELLRLITYRISIPSFSKMNSDSLNVSIATAILCSELRRTN